One region of Catenuloplanes indicus genomic DNA includes:
- a CDS encoding methyl-accepting chemotaxis protein, which produces MYPRPLLPVLAVWDRTRMTVRLSIIMVVLLVPCMSAVYGFVHFSQGQISFSERESDGNDVLLPALELFGGTLAGRRPDLAALNAAMDDNPELFEDGGLDEAYDAVASAASGDPASGAGRIAFGEALAAFVTGVANESNLILDPDLDSFYVMDMEVVQLPRVLLAAARAAAPVSPAGTALIAEQAVYASELTTVAGNLRTGAETSLANTSDGALAGRLAGVERVAAAAETVAAAITAGLGTAVAVDPAPLGEAAAAVSGDLYAALGGLISARVGGLEAEQDTILAITVVGVLLAVYAGVGLWWHTRFHVGHMVAGVRAIAAGDLAPRPLPSGRDEFGDIGRALGTAREKIAAQEEDLRAGQDAREQQMAASMAQQQRSEALLRERAKEAIADTASTIAMELAEVVDQVEQVRAATTRIDGQMASAAEITESVVTKAAEADRVTGALTASLRRVAEMAQVIAGVADQTRMLALNATIEAARAGEMGKGFAVVAGEVKDLATASARSTEQIASTISSLETDVAEMFAAIGGVTDGISSVNTATLELRQIAADQHDLVQSLDRGVAETLDRINNMVDLTDKLERREFPRYADTAPVTLVVNGERHTGRLLDVSLGGLHCTVPTLDRLGLGADVTAELRVSGATVTLAANVAQRTGDDLRLRFLDVSPEVRQILARHIGTLGNALP; this is translated from the coding sequence ATGTACCCACGGCCTCTGCTGCCGGTGCTGGCCGTCTGGGACCGCACCCGGATGACCGTGCGTCTCTCGATCATCATGGTGGTGCTGCTGGTCCCGTGCATGAGCGCGGTCTACGGCTTCGTGCACTTCTCCCAGGGCCAGATCTCCTTCTCCGAGCGGGAGAGCGACGGCAACGACGTGCTGCTGCCCGCGCTGGAGCTGTTCGGCGGCACGCTGGCCGGCCGGCGCCCGGACCTGGCCGCGCTGAACGCCGCGATGGACGACAACCCGGAACTGTTCGAGGACGGCGGACTGGACGAGGCGTACGACGCGGTGGCGTCCGCGGCGTCCGGCGACCCGGCCTCGGGTGCCGGGCGGATCGCGTTCGGCGAGGCGCTGGCCGCGTTCGTCACCGGCGTCGCCAACGAGTCCAACCTGATCCTCGACCCGGACCTGGACTCGTTCTACGTGATGGACATGGAGGTCGTGCAGCTGCCGCGGGTGCTGCTGGCCGCGGCCCGCGCGGCCGCGCCGGTCAGCCCGGCCGGCACCGCGCTGATCGCCGAGCAGGCCGTCTACGCCAGTGAGCTGACCACGGTCGCCGGGAATCTGCGGACCGGCGCGGAGACGTCGCTGGCGAACACGTCGGACGGCGCGCTGGCCGGGCGCCTGGCCGGGGTGGAGCGGGTCGCGGCCGCGGCGGAGACGGTCGCCGCCGCGATCACCGCCGGGCTCGGCACCGCGGTCGCGGTCGACCCGGCGCCGCTGGGCGAGGCGGCCGCCGCGGTCTCCGGTGACCTCTACGCCGCCCTCGGCGGGCTGATCAGCGCCCGGGTCGGCGGCTTGGAGGCGGAGCAGGACACGATCCTGGCGATCACCGTGGTCGGCGTGCTGCTGGCGGTCTACGCGGGCGTCGGGCTCTGGTGGCACACCCGCTTCCACGTCGGGCACATGGTGGCCGGGGTACGGGCGATCGCGGCCGGTGACCTCGCACCGCGCCCGCTGCCGAGCGGCCGGGACGAGTTCGGCGACATCGGCCGCGCGCTCGGCACCGCGCGCGAGAAGATCGCGGCCCAGGAGGAGGACCTGCGCGCCGGCCAGGACGCGCGCGAGCAGCAGATGGCCGCGAGCATGGCCCAGCAGCAGCGCTCCGAGGCGCTGCTGCGGGAACGCGCGAAGGAGGCGATCGCGGACACCGCGTCCACCATCGCGATGGAGCTGGCCGAGGTGGTCGATCAGGTCGAGCAGGTGCGCGCGGCCACGACCCGGATCGACGGGCAGATGGCCTCGGCCGCGGAGATCACCGAGTCCGTGGTGACGAAGGCGGCCGAGGCGGACCGGGTCACCGGCGCGCTCACCGCGAGCCTGCGCCGCGTCGCGGAGATGGCCCAGGTGATCGCGGGCGTAGCGGACCAGACCCGCATGCTGGCGCTGAACGCGACGATCGAGGCGGCCCGGGCCGGTGAGATGGGCAAGGGCTTCGCGGTCGTGGCCGGCGAGGTCAAGGACCTGGCCACCGCGTCCGCCCGGTCCACCGAGCAGATCGCCAGCACGATCTCCTCGCTGGAGACCGACGTGGCGGAGATGTTCGCCGCGATCGGCGGCGTCACCGACGGCATCAGCAGTGTGAACACCGCCACACTCGAACTCCGGCAGATCGCGGCGGACCAGCACGACCTGGTGCAGAGTCTGGACCGGGGCGTGGCGGAGACGCTGGACCGGATCAACAACATGGTGGACCTGACCGACAAGCTGGAGCGGCGTGAGTTCCCCCGGTACGCCGACACCGCGCCGGTCACGCTGGTCGTGAACGGCGAACGGCACACCGGGCGCCTGCTCGACGTAAGCCTCGGCGGGCTGCACTGCACCGTACCGACGCTGGACCGGCTCGGCCTCGGCGCGGACGTCACCGCGGAGCTGCGCGTCTCCGGCGCCACCGTCACGCTGGCCGCGAATGTGGCCCAGCGCACCGGCGACGACCTGCGCCTGCGCTTCCTCGACGTGTCGCCGGAGGTCCGCCAGATCCTGGCCCGGCACATCGGCACGCTCGGGAATGCGCTGCCGTGA
- the rpmE gene encoding 50S ribosomal protein L31 — protein MKKDIHPQYAVTEVSCSCGSTFTTRSTAKGGKISVETCSACHPFYTGKQRVLDTAGRVAKFQQKYAKVQKTGAKTK, from the coding sequence ATGAAGAAGGACATTCACCCGCAGTACGCCGTGACCGAGGTGTCCTGCTCCTGCGGCAGCACGTTCACCACGCGGAGCACCGCCAAGGGCGGCAAGATCTCGGTCGAGACCTGCAGCGCCTGCCACCCGTTCTACACCGGCAAGCAGCGCGTGCTCGACACCGCGGGTCGCGTGGCGAAGTTCCAGCAGAAGTACGCCAAGGTCCAGAAGACCGGCGCCAAGACCAAGTAG